CAAATTCCATCCTACCGACATTTTTCTGTAATTTCAGTTTATTTTCTACACGTGTCATCTTCATTGTTACCGTCACGTCCTGTTTTCAACCGGTCACCTTCTTCTACCTATTTATTGATCAATTTTTAAGAAAAGttagtttcttttcttttcttttactccTCTCTTCTTCTGTGAGACAATTTTCTTTCTTGCTGCTGCCTCTGCTACTTGTTCAATTGATCATCATTTGGTATTGCTACTGTTGCTTACTTAACCATCATCTTCCTTCATGAATCCCGATCCAAAGTGAGTATAATccaaaaaaggagaaaaaacaacaactaaaCTACTTCATCCAACCCTTGCATAGTATTCTTCTCTAATATTTCTCTGAAAAAATTAACTTGACATTCCAAGACTTCCTATCCGCAACCCTTAGATTGACAAGTGTAGTTTTCTGTTGCAAATATGGATGCTTAAAAGCCACCGGTACATTCTGCATTGAAAAGGAAATTGACATGGGCAACCATAAATTTACAGGAAGTTAAGCATACATTTCTCTAACAGAACAGTGGACATGAGATACTTTGACCTTCCAATGCCATATGTTCATTAATATAAATCACGGTTGGGATATCTGCAGAAGTTTTAAGCAATTAATTTATAGATTCTGGTAATTTCATATCACCAATTCCTTGGGCAAATCTTGAACGACAGTGTCAAAATTAAATTTAACTCAAACTTAAGAACAATGTATTAAGATAAATCACGAAACATGTATGCTCTCGAGTTGAAAAGATTACCAAATATCAGTTTTTTACAGAAGATGGGGGCATAATGGCAATGAAGAATGGTTTCTCAGACTTAAACTCCTTGGCTTTTGCAAGTGCCTTTGATTGTGTTACCCATGAAGTACTTGATCTTCCAGTATTAAGAGTATTGGAAAACACTTTCCTTTGTTTAAGAATATCATGTTCATCAGCTGCATTTGCAAACAGAATAAACAATAACGCAATACAGCAAGCCAAGATAAGCCATACATGTTTAAGTTTGATGTTGAAAAACTTACCTGGTTCAGTTTTCAGACTGACATGACCGCCACTACTTGATAAAGACTCAGTTTGGGAAGAAGTTCCATTGTTGCTATCACTGCTATAAGAATCGAGATTGATTACTAGagctttatctttataattgtttCGGAAGTTATGTACTATTGAACAATCTGGATATTCAATCTCAGTCGCAGTCGTGTTGAATATAAGAACATGAAATTTTGAATCCCCCTCATATCTGAAAACCAAAAAATGTCCAACAGAAATAGAGTAGAACTCCATGAACTTCTTCCAACCTTTCTCAAACGAAATCGCACCTCGTCTTTTCGCCAATATTATATCCCACATTGAACCACTAGGAACCTCGATGGTTGCAGTGTCAGACAGTTCATTTTCAAACTTCTTAAGAAATTCTTTCGGGATATCCTGTCACAGTTACAACTTATATCCAGTTTACGAGTAAAACttaagagaagaaaaacaaactcatATTTCTAACAAAGTGAAATATTAATCTAACAACAAACGAATAGGAAGGATCAGAACGGACTCCGTCTATTAGCTCTCTTTATTTGTGTTCATTTGATTCAgatgaatattttgtttttttgcaaCTTGCGgagaagaaatctaaaagaaggaATGGATCTGTAGGAAGAATTTTAGTACTAAAACCTTACCAGTCGTTTATCTTGAATGGTATGATCAAGGATTATCTTGAAGAAATGCAATAGTGAagaagatgttgttgatgataatTCCATCTTCTTCCTTTACTTGCTGTGATTATAGTGAGACACTTGCTTAGGATTCATTTCCTATATGGTTTGAGGCTGTGAAACTCTATAATAATAAGGAAGAGCAGTTTCACTTTAGTTTTGTTCTGACTGGCTGTGAATCAAATCTCTCAGTATATTTCTCCTCCTCTTCTCTCTTGGCTATAGGAGTATAAAGGTGCTAGTGAACGTTAATTGTATTTGACTTTGACCCATAAGAAGTAGTATTTCGGTTTCTGGGATATATTCAAACCAAACATAGcgtttttcttgtattttgatgtttctaCTTTTAATTGAGTCACTGATTAAGGTCTTACATTATAATTAATGATGCATTTGTATCAACAAAAGAATTAATTTTTTTGTTATCAACATAATTTCTACTAGTTTCAATGCATAAATTTAATACTTTTTAAAGTTTATTGTCTGttattttcttttattctaagatttttttttttgtgaataagaTATTTCATTAGAAAGCTAACTTAAGGCGTTAGCAGCCGTGATTACAATAGAGTTATAGCTAAGAATTACATAAAAAGTAAAGTGCAAACAATAGAAGGTAAATGATACAACCACCGAAAGGTGTTGGACACGCatttgttgcctcgttaaaaaccttgacAGGGAAAACCCAAATCCAAAGGGATAAAAACCCGACGAAGGAAAAGAGCACAACGCGATGAGTCCTAAAGcagattctaaaactaaaatgacAAAGATAACCAAATTTTTGTAAATCTTCAATAACCTAAGAAGCATTCGTTCTACATCGGTACCCAATGAGTAGTCTATTAATACTGGCAGTGTGTATAGATTGAGCATCTTTGCTCGCGATAAAACTATCAAATAGTATTCCCGAGCCCTTCTACCACGAACAAGTCTGATAAAAGTATCACGGCGACCTGTACATGAAAGAGATCTCTTCTTAATGATTGAGGATGACGGTTTAGCC
This portion of the Papaver somniferum cultivar HN1 chromosome 11, ASM357369v1, whole genome shotgun sequence genome encodes:
- the LOC113324470 gene encoding uncharacterized protein LOC113324470: MELSSTTSSSLLHFFKIILDHTIQDKRLDIPKEFLKKFENELSDTATIEVPSGSIYEGDSKFHVLIFNTTATEIEYPDCSIVHNFRNNYKDKALVINLDSYSSDSNNGTSSQTESLSSSGGHVSLKTEPADEHDILKQRKVFSNTLNTGRSSTSWVTQSKALAKAKEFKSEKPFFIAIMPPSSVKN